The following are from one region of the Microbacterium sp. BK668 genome:
- a CDS encoding glycosyltransferase has product MGIQTAMDRITEAASIVEALRAADDVAFEAGRDPGVRTLRVLGAALASDDDIAAIAAVHALAEMHDEAAAALLVSLLSDHRRWIAEHSAWALGRRPPRPEAVGRLVRMVAGGGFQGMLAQHTIEKWSVQSGDLLAAALESAGTGELPDDARARLVETVGLIPRALVRPLLRRTAADATEAPVVRAAAISALGQRALEEDIALLEEIVTEGGAAGGLARLSLIDAEGLTPRTDDEDAVTIAQLFLHADVDSSLSSAGAGDNGGVATLLVRLGDALIEQQDGVQRVLTLSRGSLDQAGPDLLQFAGTHRGHVYGHIPLEGPPPPSASAWPLRVTVRRGLRRLLRAAGRVDVLHLRMADVGSLAAADVARELGIPFLFTVAPDPHSVIASLERSGRLTRDGFGETDLREHFWFRARLVQSLAASASHSVLFPRPDLVSEMRQLVGIDLTSHPERHSVVAEGVDLNVVDDAVARARAASEGGPLTEALRELADGLAALPAERRGLPLLVSIGRLHRVKGMAALVQAWAEGPLADRANLLIVGGDLEAPSDDEREQLAAIDAAVPPADRAQRGLLLPGHRPNGVAAEWLAAARFGLPGLAAPGGVYVCASVKEEFGLAILEAMATGLVVVAPDSGGPATYVTDGDTGFLVAPGDPAGLSEGIVNALARAEASDPDLARRARELVAERFTIQAMAATLTPVYRSVVRTESELRRAAGLIA; this is encoded by the coding sequence ATGGGAATCCAGACTGCGATGGATCGCATCACTGAAGCGGCGTCCATCGTCGAGGCCCTCCGAGCGGCGGACGACGTCGCCTTCGAGGCGGGCCGCGACCCCGGTGTGCGCACCCTGCGGGTGCTGGGCGCGGCGCTCGCGTCCGACGACGACATCGCCGCGATCGCCGCCGTGCACGCGCTGGCCGAGATGCACGACGAGGCGGCCGCCGCACTGCTGGTCTCGCTGCTGTCCGACCACCGGCGGTGGATCGCCGAGCATTCCGCGTGGGCGCTGGGTCGCCGGCCGCCGCGGCCCGAAGCCGTGGGCCGGCTCGTCCGGATGGTCGCGGGGGGCGGGTTCCAGGGCATGCTCGCTCAGCACACGATCGAGAAGTGGTCGGTGCAGTCCGGCGATCTCCTGGCCGCCGCGCTCGAGTCCGCGGGCACCGGAGAGCTGCCCGACGACGCCCGTGCGCGCCTGGTCGAGACCGTCGGGCTCATCCCCCGCGCGCTCGTCCGGCCCCTCCTGCGCCGGACGGCCGCCGACGCCACCGAGGCGCCCGTCGTGCGCGCCGCCGCGATCTCGGCGCTCGGTCAGCGCGCCCTCGAGGAGGACATCGCCCTGCTCGAAGAGATCGTGACCGAGGGTGGCGCGGCCGGCGGCCTCGCCCGGCTCTCGCTCATCGACGCCGAGGGTTTGACCCCGCGCACCGACGACGAGGACGCCGTCACGATCGCCCAGCTGTTCCTGCACGCCGACGTGGACTCGTCGCTCTCGTCGGCCGGTGCCGGCGACAACGGAGGCGTGGCGACCCTCCTCGTGCGCCTCGGCGACGCTCTCATCGAGCAGCAGGACGGCGTGCAGCGCGTGCTGACCCTCTCGCGCGGCTCGCTCGATCAGGCGGGCCCGGATCTCCTCCAGTTCGCCGGAACCCATCGGGGGCACGTCTACGGCCACATCCCGCTCGAGGGTCCCCCGCCGCCGTCCGCGTCGGCGTGGCCGCTGCGGGTCACGGTGCGGCGAGGGCTCCGTCGCCTGCTGCGGGCCGCGGGCCGCGTCGATGTGCTGCACCTGCGGATGGCGGATGTCGGAAGCCTCGCAGCGGCCGACGTCGCGCGCGAGCTCGGCATCCCGTTCCTCTTCACCGTCGCCCCTGATCCTCACAGCGTGATCGCGTCGCTCGAGCGGTCGGGGCGTCTCACGCGTGACGGCTTCGGCGAGACGGACCTGCGCGAGCACTTCTGGTTCCGCGCGCGGCTCGTGCAGAGCCTCGCGGCGTCGGCTTCGCACTCCGTGCTCTTCCCTCGCCCGGACCTTGTGAGCGAGATGCGCCAGCTCGTCGGGATCGATCTCACGTCGCATCCCGAACGCCACAGCGTCGTCGCGGAGGGGGTCGACCTCAACGTCGTCGATGACGCGGTCGCGCGCGCCCGCGCCGCGTCCGAGGGCGGGCCGCTCACCGAGGCGCTGCGGGAGCTCGCGGACGGCCTCGCGGCGCTGCCCGCCGAGCGCCGTGGCCTCCCGCTCCTCGTCTCGATCGGCCGCCTGCACCGCGTGAAGGGGATGGCCGCACTCGTCCAGGCCTGGGCGGAGGGGCCGCTCGCCGACCGCGCCAACCTCCTGATCGTGGGGGGCGACCTCGAGGCGCCGTCCGACGACGAGCGCGAGCAGCTCGCCGCGATCGACGCAGCGGTCCCGCCGGCGGACCGCGCCCAGCGAGGGCTCCTCCTCCCCGGGCACCGACCCAACGGCGTTGCGGCCGAGTGGCTCGCCGCCGCGCGATTCGGCCTGCCCGGGCTCGCCGCCCCCGGTGGCGTCTACGTGTGCGCGAGCGTCAAGGAGGAGTTCGGGCTGGCGATCCTCGAGGCGATGGCCACGGGGCTCGTCGTGGTCGCGCCCGACTCCGGAGGGCCCGCGACCTACGTCACCGACGGCGACACGGGCTTCCTCGTCGCACCGGGCGACCCGGCGGGGCTGAGTGAGGGCATCGTGAACGCGCTCGCCCGTGCCGAGGCATCCGATCCCGACCTCGCCCGCCGAGCGCGCGAGCTCGTGGCCGAGCGCTTCACGATCCAGGCGATGGCCGCGACGCTGACGCCCGTGTACCGCTCCGTCGTGCGCACCGAGAGCGAGCTGCGCCGGGCGGCGGGGCTCATCGCGTGA
- a CDS encoding polysaccharide pyruvyl transferase family protein translates to MPTGGMGGTARVSILTIGDIGVSSGIIHIGDEAMFEAARDELADRGIPITGISSQPDESARRYGIPVVGRLGFAGLARADAQERAALLLDVAAGIRELPPGDPAEGALAALRSARGVLIAGGGNLASRWPVHVFERTTVAAMARAQGLPVVLSGQTLGPDLDPEDRTRVAELARRAVRTGVREHASGDLARSWGARVHVGVDDASFLGGGPDGAEVSDRVLVSLSGWFAVRPADAVEAGIARLLDHVADTAGEVLFHAHFGPVAADAVPSGDAALHERVRARMRRPSTVVASGDPLGAARLARSARLLVTSRYHPAVFAAPAGVPILGLAADDYTRIKLAGALGHWGQDAVLDLDDLPTAPSALDRLDDRRSEVADRAAAALPGHRARAGAWWDDVADVFR, encoded by the coding sequence ATGCCGACGGGCGGTATGGGAGGGACGGCACGCGTGTCGATCCTCACCATCGGCGACATCGGCGTCTCCTCCGGCATCATCCACATCGGCGACGAGGCGATGTTCGAGGCGGCGCGCGACGAGCTGGCGGATCGAGGCATCCCCATCACCGGCATCTCCTCGCAACCCGACGAGTCGGCCCGCCGCTACGGCATACCGGTCGTCGGACGGCTCGGCTTCGCGGGTCTTGCCCGAGCCGATGCGCAGGAGCGGGCGGCGCTGCTCCTGGACGTCGCTGCGGGCATCCGCGAGCTGCCGCCCGGCGACCCCGCCGAGGGTGCCCTCGCGGCGCTGAGGTCTGCGCGCGGCGTGCTCATCGCGGGCGGCGGCAATCTGGCCTCGCGCTGGCCCGTGCACGTCTTCGAACGCACGACCGTTGCGGCGATGGCTCGCGCGCAGGGTCTGCCGGTCGTCCTGTCGGGGCAGACCCTCGGACCCGACCTCGACCCGGAAGACCGGACGCGCGTCGCGGAGCTCGCCCGCCGGGCGGTGCGCACGGGGGTCCGGGAGCACGCCTCGGGCGACCTCGCGCGGTCGTGGGGCGCGCGCGTGCACGTCGGCGTCGACGACGCGTCGTTCCTCGGCGGGGGCCCGGACGGCGCCGAGGTGTCCGACCGGGTGCTCGTCAGCCTCTCCGGCTGGTTCGCCGTGCGGCCCGCCGACGCGGTCGAGGCCGGCATCGCACGCCTCCTCGATCATGTGGCCGACACCGCGGGAGAGGTGCTCTTCCACGCGCACTTCGGACCCGTCGCCGCCGACGCCGTGCCATCGGGCGACGCCGCGCTCCACGAGCGGGTGCGCGCGCGCATGCGGCGTCCGAGCACCGTCGTCGCGAGCGGCGATCCGCTCGGCGCTGCTCGGCTCGCGCGCAGCGCACGGCTTCTCGTCACGAGCCGTTACCACCCGGCCGTCTTCGCGGCGCCGGCCGGCGTGCCGATCCTCGGGCTCGCCGCGGACGATTACACCCGGATCAAGCTGGCTGGAGCCCTCGGTCATTGGGGCCAGGATGCCGTCCTCGATCTGGACGACCTGCCGACCGCGCCATCCGCCCTCGATCGGCTCGACGATCGTCGATCCGAGGTGGCCGACCGCGCGGCCGCCGCGCTCCCCGGGCATCGCGCCCGTGCCGGCGCGTGGTGGGACGACGTCGCCGACGTCTTCCGCTGA
- a CDS encoding coenzyme F420-0:L-glutamate ligase — protein sequence MPQPAALTVLPVLGIPEIRPGDDLVAVIAVAAADLQDGDILVVTSKIVSKAEGRIVPADDRTAAIEAETVRVVAVSADDRVRIVESRLGIIAAAAGVDASNTPEGTVLLLPEDPDASARALVAGLRAATGVRVGVIVSDTLGRAWREGQTDSAIGAAGVRVFDDHRGRVDSAGRSLVVTLPCVADELAAAADLVKRKTTGIPVAIVRGRGDLVGDLDLPGARSIVRERERDLFHTGSRESWAEGYAAGAASVTDV from the coding sequence ATGCCTCAGCCCGCCGCGCTGACCGTCCTGCCCGTGCTCGGCATCCCCGAGATCCGACCCGGCGACGACCTGGTCGCCGTCATCGCCGTCGCCGCAGCCGACCTCCAGGACGGCGACATCCTCGTCGTGACCTCGAAGATCGTGTCGAAGGCCGAGGGCCGGATCGTCCCCGCCGACGACCGCACGGCCGCGATCGAGGCGGAGACGGTTCGCGTGGTCGCGGTCTCGGCGGACGATCGGGTGCGCATCGTCGAGAGCCGCCTCGGAATCATCGCCGCGGCGGCGGGGGTCGACGCGAGCAACACGCCCGAGGGGACGGTGTTGCTGCTCCCTGAGGATCCGGATGCCTCGGCCCGCGCCCTCGTCGCCGGGCTGCGTGCGGCGACCGGCGTCCGCGTCGGGGTGATCGTGTCCGACACGCTGGGGCGCGCGTGGCGCGAGGGCCAGACCGACTCGGCGATCGGGGCCGCCGGGGTGCGCGTCTTCGACGACCACCGCGGCCGCGTGGACTCCGCCGGCCGGTCGCTCGTCGTGACGCTCCCGTGCGTCGCCGACGAACTCGCCGCCGCAGCAGACCTCGTCAAGCGCAAGACGACGGGCATCCCGGTCGCGATCGTGCGCGGGCGAGGCGACCTCGTCGGCGATCTCGACCTGCCGGGGGCGCGCAGCATCGTGCGCGAACGGGAGCGCGATCTCTTCCACACCGGATCGCGCGAGTCGTGGGCGGAGGGCTACGCCGCGGGCGCGGCATCCGTCACCGACGTCTGA
- the cofD gene encoding 2-phospho-L-lactate transferase encodes MVLLAGGAGGSTFAVGLRDVIAERGGHLTVICNTADDLWVHGLRIQPDVDSMLYGLAGVKDRERGWGRAGDSDRVSHELAEWGLGWDWFTLGDLDLGTHIARTAWLRGGVDVAAVVERLSARWPLGATLLPMTQAEVSTFVDLGDETIHFQEWWTRYRAKREPVAFANPGMDAATPAPGILEALEQADVIVLAPSNPVVSIGTILAVPGVREAILASPAPVVGVSPIIGGSPVRGMADVCLRVVGAECSASGVAGLYGARDDGGLLDAWLIAEEDAGEAAAIEGLGIRPVVRPLWMRDVPLTRALASDALAAAATATS; translated from the coding sequence GTGGTGCTCCTCGCCGGGGGCGCGGGCGGATCGACCTTCGCGGTCGGCCTGCGCGACGTCATCGCCGAGCGAGGCGGCCACCTCACCGTCATCTGCAACACCGCCGACGACCTGTGGGTGCACGGACTGCGCATCCAGCCCGACGTCGACTCGATGCTCTACGGGCTCGCGGGGGTCAAGGATCGCGAGCGCGGCTGGGGTCGCGCCGGCGACTCGGACCGCGTCTCGCACGAGCTCGCCGAGTGGGGGCTCGGCTGGGACTGGTTCACCCTCGGCGACCTCGATCTCGGCACTCACATCGCCCGCACCGCCTGGCTCCGCGGCGGCGTCGACGTCGCCGCGGTCGTGGAGCGCCTCTCCGCCCGTTGGCCGCTCGGTGCGACGCTGCTGCCGATGACCCAGGCCGAGGTCTCGACCTTCGTCGATCTCGGCGACGAGACGATCCACTTCCAGGAGTGGTGGACGCGGTATCGGGCGAAGCGCGAGCCGGTCGCGTTCGCGAATCCGGGGATGGATGCCGCGACCCCGGCCCCCGGCATCCTGGAAGCCCTGGAACAGGCCGACGTGATCGTGCTCGCGCCGTCGAACCCGGTCGTCTCGATCGGCACGATCCTGGCGGTGCCGGGCGTGCGCGAGGCGATCCTGGCGTCGCCGGCGCCCGTCGTCGGGGTCTCGCCCATCATCGGCGGATCGCCCGTGCGCGGCATGGCCGACGTGTGCTTGCGCGTCGTCGGAGCCGAGTGCTCCGCGTCCGGCGTCGCCGGCCTGTACGGGGCGCGCGACGACGGCGGACTGCTCGACGCGTGGCTCATCGCGGAGGAGGACGCCGGCGAAGCTGCGGCGATCGAGGGGCTCGGCATCCGTCCCGTCGTCCGCCCGCTGTGGATGAGGGACGTCCCGCTCACGCGCGCCCTCGCTTCCGACGCGCTCGCCGCGGCGGCGACCGCGACGAGCTGA
- a CDS encoding nitrilase-related carbon-nitrogen hydrolase, whose amino-acid sequence MAVVRAAITQTTWTGDKESMLDKHEQFARDAAAQGAQVVCFQELFYGPYFGITQDKKYYRFAEPADGPIVQRFAALAKELGLVSVLPIYEEAETGVYYNTSVLVDADGTILGKYRKHHLPHLDRFWEKFYFRPGNVGYPVFDTAVGRIGMYICYDRHFPEGWRELGLNDAHMVFNPNATKPGLSNRLWEIEGPAAAVANGYFVLQPNRVGREDNEYGELAVDFYGTSQVIDPRGNFVGERGSGDHEELLVRDLELDMVREMRDDWQFYRDRRPDSYTKIAQP is encoded by the coding sequence ATGGCTGTAGTTCGAGCGGCGATCACGCAGACGACCTGGACGGGCGACAAAGAGTCCATGCTCGACAAGCACGAGCAGTTCGCGCGGGATGCCGCGGCTCAGGGAGCGCAGGTCGTGTGCTTCCAGGAGCTGTTCTACGGTCCCTACTTCGGCATCACGCAGGACAAGAAGTACTACCGGTTCGCCGAACCCGCGGACGGCCCCATCGTGCAGCGATTCGCCGCGCTCGCGAAGGAGCTCGGGCTCGTCTCCGTGCTGCCGATCTACGAAGAGGCCGAGACCGGGGTGTATTACAACACCTCGGTGCTCGTCGATGCGGACGGCACGATCCTCGGCAAGTACCGCAAGCACCACCTCCCGCACCTCGACCGGTTCTGGGAGAAGTTCTACTTCCGGCCCGGCAACGTCGGGTACCCGGTCTTCGACACCGCCGTCGGGCGGATCGGGATGTACATCTGCTACGACCGGCACTTCCCCGAAGGCTGGCGAGAGCTGGGCCTCAACGACGCCCACATGGTCTTCAACCCCAACGCGACGAAGCCCGGTCTGTCGAACCGGCTGTGGGAGATCGAGGGCCCGGCGGCCGCGGTCGCGAACGGCTACTTCGTGCTGCAGCCCAACCGCGTGGGGCGGGAGGACAACGAGTACGGCGAGCTCGCCGTCGACTTCTACGGCACGAGCCAGGTGATCGACCCGCGCGGGAACTTCGTCGGCGAGCGCGGATCCGGCGACCACGAGGAACTGCTCGTGCGCGACCTCGAACTCGACATGGTCCGCGAGATGCGCGACGACTGGCAGTTCTACCGCGATCGCCGGCCGGACTCCTACACGAAGATCGCGCAGCCGTAA
- the hydA gene encoding dihydropyrimidinase: MATTLIKGGTVVSATGRAEADVLIDGETIVAVLAPGSQLLGTDVAASVDTVLDATGKYVIPGGIDAHTHMQLPFGGTSASDTFETGTRAAAWGGTTTIIDFAVQTYGTKVQDGLAKWHDLAAGNCAIDYGFHQIIGGIDDDSLRFMPALIDEGITSFKLFMAYPGVFYSDDAQVLQAMQVSRETGLLTMMHAENGPAIDVLAKQLVEQGKTSPYFHGVARAWQMEEEATHRAIMLADVTGAPLYVVHVSAKQAVEQLAWARDKGQNVFGETCPQYLYLSLEEQLGASSDEWGDFEGAKWVCSTPLRSRAEGHQDHMWQALRTNDLQMVSTDHCPFCMKDQKELGLGDFRKIPNGIGSIEHRMDLMYQGVVTGKITLERWVELTSTTPARMFGLYGRKGVIQPGADGDVVIYDPNGHTSIGLGKTHHMNMDYSAWEGYEIDGHVDTVLSRGKVIVDHGEYLGSKGDGRYLKRGLSQYLQ; encoded by the coding sequence ATGGCCACCACACTCATCAAGGGCGGCACCGTCGTCTCGGCGACGGGACGCGCCGAGGCCGACGTCCTCATCGACGGCGAGACGATCGTCGCCGTGCTGGCACCCGGCTCGCAGCTGCTCGGGACGGATGTCGCGGCATCCGTCGACACCGTCCTCGACGCCACCGGCAAGTACGTGATCCCCGGCGGCATCGACGCGCACACGCACATGCAGCTTCCCTTCGGCGGCACCTCTGCCAGCGACACCTTCGAGACGGGGACGCGCGCCGCGGCATGGGGCGGCACGACGACGATCATCGACTTCGCCGTGCAGACCTACGGGACGAAGGTGCAGGACGGGCTCGCGAAGTGGCACGACCTCGCCGCGGGGAACTGCGCCATCGATTACGGCTTCCACCAGATCATCGGCGGGATCGACGATGACTCGCTGAGGTTCATGCCGGCCCTCATCGACGAGGGCATCACGAGCTTCAAGCTCTTCATGGCGTATCCCGGCGTCTTCTACTCGGACGACGCCCAGGTGCTTCAAGCGATGCAGGTCTCGCGCGAGACGGGCCTGCTGACGATGATGCACGCCGAGAACGGGCCCGCCATCGACGTGCTCGCCAAGCAGCTCGTCGAGCAGGGCAAGACCTCGCCGTACTTCCACGGCGTAGCCCGCGCCTGGCAGATGGAGGAGGAGGCGACGCACCGTGCGATCATGCTCGCCGACGTCACGGGGGCACCGCTGTACGTCGTGCACGTGAGCGCCAAGCAGGCCGTCGAGCAGCTCGCGTGGGCTCGCGACAAGGGGCAGAACGTGTTCGGTGAGACGTGCCCGCAGTATCTGTACCTGTCGCTCGAGGAGCAGCTCGGCGCGTCCAGCGACGAATGGGGCGACTTCGAGGGCGCGAAGTGGGTGTGCTCCACACCGCTGCGCTCGCGCGCGGAGGGCCACCAGGACCACATGTGGCAGGCGCTGCGCACCAACGACCTGCAGATGGTCTCGACCGACCACTGCCCGTTCTGCATGAAGGATCAGAAGGAGCTGGGGCTCGGCGACTTCCGCAAGATCCCGAACGGCATCGGCTCGATCGAGCACCGCATGGACCTCATGTATCAGGGCGTCGTCACCGGGAAGATCACGCTCGAGCGGTGGGTCGAGCTCACCTCGACGACGCCGGCGCGCATGTTCGGGCTGTACGGCCGCAAGGGCGTGATCCAGCCGGGTGCCGACGGCGACGTCGTGATCTACGACCCGAACGGGCACACGTCGATCGGCCTGGGAAAGACCCACCACATGAACATGGACTACTCCGCATGGGAGGGCTACGAGATCGACGGGCACGTCGACACGGTGCTCTCGCGCGGCAAGGTGATCGTCGACCACGGCGAGTACCTCGGATCCAAGGGCGACGGCCGCTACCTCAAGCGCGGTCTCTCGCAGTACCTCCAGTGA
- a CDS encoding TIGR03842 family LLM class F420-dependent oxidoreductase — MDFGVVLQTNPPAARTVQLAKLAEAHGFSHVWTFDSHLLWEEPYVIYSAILAQTQRVTVGPFVTNPSTRDWTVTASVFATLNEMYGNRTICGIGRGDSAVRVTNGQPASLAELRESIHVIRELGNSRPVEYKGATLQFPWSRGSSLDVWVAAYGPLALKLAGEVGDGFILQLADVDIAAWMIKTVRDAAANVGRDPDALAFCVAAPMYIGTDRAHMRDQCRWFGGMVGNHVADIVKKYGHHGAVPDALTDYIAGRTGYDYNTHGRADNDHVDFVPDEIVDRFCILGTADEHIDKLRQLSSLGVTQFAGYLQHDNKEETLRVYGERVIPAIAEHVAAKS, encoded by the coding sequence ATGGATTTCGGCGTCGTCCTGCAGACCAACCCGCCCGCCGCGCGGACGGTGCAGCTCGCGAAGCTCGCGGAGGCGCACGGCTTCAGCCACGTGTGGACGTTCGACTCGCACCTCCTGTGGGAGGAGCCGTACGTCATCTACTCGGCGATCCTCGCCCAGACGCAGCGGGTCACCGTGGGTCCGTTCGTGACGAACCCGTCCACCCGGGACTGGACGGTCACGGCATCCGTCTTCGCGACTTTGAACGAGATGTACGGCAATCGCACGATCTGCGGCATCGGCCGGGGCGATTCGGCCGTGCGCGTCACGAACGGGCAGCCGGCCTCGCTCGCCGAGCTCCGCGAGTCGATCCACGTCATCCGCGAGCTGGGCAACTCGCGTCCCGTCGAGTACAAGGGCGCGACGCTGCAGTTCCCGTGGAGCCGCGGCTCGTCGCTCGACGTGTGGGTCGCCGCGTACGGTCCGCTCGCCCTCAAGCTCGCGGGGGAGGTCGGCGACGGCTTCATCCTGCAGCTCGCGGACGTCGACATCGCCGCGTGGATGATCAAGACGGTGAGGGATGCCGCGGCGAACGTCGGCCGCGACCCCGACGCGCTCGCGTTCTGCGTGGCAGCGCCGATGTACATCGGCACCGACCGGGCGCACATGCGGGACCAGTGCCGCTGGTTCGGCGGGATGGTCGGCAATCACGTCGCCGACATCGTGAAGAAGTACGGCCACCACGGCGCGGTGCCCGACGCGCTCACCGACTACATCGCCGGGCGCACCGGATACGACTACAACACCCATGGGCGCGCCGACAACGACCACGTCGACTTCGTTCCGGACGAGATCGTCGACCGCTTCTGCATCCTCGGGACCGCCGACGAGCACATCGACAAGCTGCGGCAGCTGTCGTCTCTCGGTGTGACGCAGTTCGCGGGGTACCTGCAGCATGACAACAAGGAAGAGACGCTGCGGGTCTACGGCGAGCGCGTCATCCCGGCCATCGCCGAGCACGTCGCGGCCAAGTCGTGA
- a CDS encoding ABC transporter permease subunit has protein sequence MTVPPDTIAAQAPLPDAMLPTRRRRAGRRSRMAIVWGVLGVVAVVALWELYKLFGPAEGVVVGGTGEAGSGFLILPRTHDRAMPHVWDMGARLFAPTSGGDTPPLWITVVAAGLVTLGIAAVGWALGVVVGAVLGALMQRWRLAEWGLLPWIVVSQTVPLIAFAPVVNAIGNQIDRDVAPWPQWLSVAIIASYLAFFPVAIGMLRGLSAPDRIHLDLMRTYAAGYWSTLFRLRLPAAVPHLLPALRLAAASAVVGAVVAEVSIGMRGGIGRMLIQLAGQASSDPAAPWGPTFGTIGLGLIAASAIAVLGWTLSNYRRGEENG, from the coding sequence GTGACCGTGCCGCCCGACACGATCGCCGCGCAGGCGCCGCTGCCGGACGCGATGCTGCCCACGCGCCGCCGCCGCGCCGGCCGGCGCTCGCGCATGGCGATCGTGTGGGGCGTGCTCGGCGTCGTCGCCGTCGTCGCGCTGTGGGAGCTGTACAAGCTCTTCGGCCCCGCGGAAGGCGTGGTGGTCGGGGGAACGGGCGAGGCAGGGTCGGGTTTCCTCATCCTGCCGCGCACGCACGACCGGGCCATGCCGCACGTGTGGGACATGGGCGCGCGCCTGTTCGCGCCGACGAGCGGCGGCGACACCCCTCCGCTGTGGATCACCGTCGTGGCCGCGGGGCTCGTCACGCTCGGGATCGCCGCGGTCGGGTGGGCGCTCGGCGTGGTGGTCGGAGCAGTCCTCGGGGCGCTCATGCAGCGCTGGCGCCTGGCCGAGTGGGGACTCCTGCCGTGGATCGTCGTCAGCCAGACCGTGCCGCTCATCGCCTTCGCGCCCGTCGTGAACGCGATCGGCAACCAGATAGACCGCGATGTCGCGCCGTGGCCGCAATGGCTCTCGGTGGCGATCATCGCGTCGTATCTCGCGTTCTTCCCGGTCGCCATCGGGATGCTGCGCGGGCTCTCCGCGCCGGACCGCATCCATCTCGACCTCATGCGCACATACGCGGCCGGCTACTGGTCGACGCTGTTCCGCCTGCGCCTGCCCGCCGCCGTGCCGCATCTCCTCCCCGCGCTGCGTCTGGCCGCGGCGAGCGCCGTCGTCGGTGCCGTGGTCGCAGAGGTGTCGATCGGCATGCGCGGTGGGATCGGGCGGATGCTCATCCAGCTTGCGGGGCAGGCCTCCAGCGATCCCGCCGCTCCCTGGGGACCCACATTCGGAACCATCGGCCTGGGACTGATCGCGGCGTCCGCGATCGCGGTGCTCGGCTGGACACTGTCGAACTACCGCCGAGGCGAGGAGAACGGATGA
- a CDS encoding ABC transporter ATP-binding protein: protein MTLPPSGTGPGPSAVRAVTASGVGKVFATKAADVVALTDVELEVAAGEFVSLIGPSGCGKSTLLRLIADLDEPTTGRLEIFGKPAQRARLDQDYGIAFQQAGLLPWRTVSANIVLPLELQGTGKDERAARVRELVDLVGLREFADRYPDQLSGGMQQRVAIARALAARPRLLLMDEPFGALDEMTREYLQVELARIAAETGAAVVFVTHSIPEAVFLSDRVVVMSPRPGRITDVLPTGLGPVRDDALRESPGFFERVTAVREALHGAPVERANER, encoded by the coding sequence ATGACCCTTCCACCGTCCGGCACAGGGCCGGGGCCCTCGGCGGTCAGGGCCGTGACGGCGTCCGGCGTGGGCAAGGTGTTCGCGACGAAGGCCGCCGACGTCGTGGCGCTGACCGACGTCGAACTCGAGGTCGCGGCGGGGGAGTTCGTCTCTCTCATCGGCCCCTCCGGGTGCGGAAAGTCCACGCTGCTGCGCCTCATCGCCGACCTCGACGAACCCACGACGGGCCGGCTCGAGATCTTCGGCAAGCCGGCTCAGCGCGCCCGCCTCGACCAGGACTACGGCATCGCGTTCCAGCAGGCCGGGCTCCTGCCGTGGCGCACGGTGTCGGCGAACATCGTCCTGCCTCTGGAGCTGCAGGGGACGGGGAAGGACGAGCGCGCCGCGCGCGTGCGCGAACTCGTCGATCTCGTGGGCCTGCGCGAGTTCGCCGACCGCTATCCCGATCAGCTCTCCGGAGGCATGCAGCAGCGCGTCGCCATCGCGCGAGCCCTCGCCGCGCGGCCGCGACTGCTGCTCATGGACGAGCCGTTCGGGGCACTCGACGAGATGACGCGCGAATATCTGCAGGTCGAGCTCGCGCGCATCGCCGCCGAGACCGGGGCGGCGGTGGTCTTCGTCACCCACTCCATCCCCGAGGCGGTCTTCCTGTCCGACCGCGTCGTGGTCATGAGCCCGCGGCCGGGCCGCATCACGGATGTGCTGCCGACGGGTCTCGGACCGGTGCGCGACGACGCCCTCCGCGAGTCGCCCGGGTTCTTCGAACGGGTCACGGCAGTGCGCGAGGCCCTGCACGGCGCGCCGGTCGAGAGGGCGAACGAGCGATGA